The Pimelobacter simplex genomic sequence GATGGAGCTGCTCATCGCGGGCTCGTGCCAGATCTTCCGCGACGACGGCTACGCGCTCGTCTCGCTCTCCGGCGCGCCCCTGGCCCACGCCCGGGGCGGCGGCGAGGACGAGCGCGGCGTCGTCGACACGATGCTCGACCGGCTCGGCGAGGTGCTCGAGCCCTACTACGGCTTCCGCTCGCTCCAGGCGTTCAAGGCGAAGTTCCAGCCCCGCTACGAGCCGCTCTACCTCCTCGTCGAGGACGAGGCGGTGCTGCCGCTGGCCGGGGTCGCCATCGGGCGCGCCTACCTCGCCGACGCGACCCTGGGCCAGCTGCTCTCGCTGACCGTCAAGGGCTGACCCGGACGTCCTTGATCGCGTAGGTCACCTCGTCGTCGACCGCGTTGGCGATCCGGTCGAGCTGCACCGAGGTCGGGTGGTCCTGGCCGTCGGGCCAGTCCACCTGGACCTTGGCGGCGTCGGGGTCGTTGGCCATGGCGATCACGTCGTTGATGGTCAGCCGGGTGAACTCCGGCGCGGACTGACCCTTGCGCGGCCCACCGGCGATGACGGCCTCGGTGACCGCGCCGTCGGCCACGGTGACCTCGACGGTGCCGACCTGCGGGCAGTAGCAGAGCACCCGGAGCCGATAGACGTAGTCGGCCGGGGCGAACGTGGGGTAGCGCCCGGTACTGCTCGGGCTCTCGCTCGGGCCGGTACTGGTCGGCGCGCTGGTGGGCGCCTCCGAGGCCGGGTCGGCGGCCCGGCCGTCGTTCTCGTTGCTGCACGCGGCCAGGGCGAGCAGCAGCGGGGGGAGGACGGCGAGCAGGCGGAGACGCGACGACATGGCTCTCATGATGCCTGGGACGTCGTGGCGGCCCGGCGCGTTCCCCCCACTCTCGGGAGAAAACTGAAACACGTTGCATTCCGAGCGTGACCCGGGTCACAGCGGCGTCGTTGAGCAACTGAGGTCCCCGGGACCGGGACCTTGCTGTGCTCCCGATGCGAGAGGTCCGCATGCCCATGAGTCTGCGCACACGCCGGTATCTCGGTGTGACCGTCCTGGTGCTCGCGCTGAGCGCCTGCGGATCCCAGCTCGACCCGAGCACCGTGGCCAAGGTCGACGGCTCCGGCGGTTCCGGCGGCGGGTCGGGAGCGGTCGGTGCGCCGGTCTCCGGCGACGGCGGCGGCACCGCGGGTGACCCCGCGGCGGGCGGCTCCGGGGGCGGCACGTCCGGCGACGCCCCCGGTACGCCGGGCGGCGGCTCCGGCGGCAGCGGCGGCTCCGGCGGCGGCACGGCCGGCTCCCCGTCGTCCGGCAAGGGCGGCGCCTCCGGCGGCGTCAAGGCCGGCTCGTGCGACGGGTTCAAGAACCAGAAGGGGATCACCGACAAGACGATCACCCTGGCCAACGTCGCGGACCTGTCCGGCCCGGTGCCCGGCATCTTCGAGGCCTCGCAGCAGGCGGCCCGCGCGTACGTCGAGTACTTCAACTCCCAGGGCACGATCTGCGGGCGCAAGCTCGAGCTGCTCAACCTCGACAGCCGGGCCGACGCTGGCGCCGACCAGCAGGCGTACACCAAGGCCTGCGACCAGGCGTTCGCCGCGATCGGCTCGATGGGCGCCTTCGACTCCGGCGGCGCGGGCGTGGCCCAGTCGTGCGGGCTCCCCGACATCCGGGCGGCGAGCACCACGCCCGAGCGGGCCGCGTGCGGCACCTGCTTCGGCGTCTACTCGATCCGGCCCAACCTGATCGCCGACTCCGGTCCCAAGTGGCTCGCCAAGCAGTACCCCAGCGCGGTCAAGAGCGTCGGCGTCCTCTACATCAACGGTGGCGCGGCCCCGGTCAACGCCAAGAGCCAGGCCGCGGCCTGGGGCAAGATGGGCTGGTCGATCAAGTACACCCAGGGCATCGACGTGGCGGAGTTCAACTTCGCGCCCTACGTCCAGCAGCTCAAGGACAAGGGCATCAAGATGGTGGTCTACACCGGTCCCTACCAGAACACGGTCAAGCTGCAGCAGGCCATGCAGCAGCAGGGCTACAAGCCCGACGTGTTCCTGCAGGACCCGACGATCTACGACCAGCGCTACATCCAGCAGGCGGGTCCGCTGGCCGAGGGCACGATCGTCTACTCGACCACCGACCTGTTCGAGAACAAGAACAACGCCGAGGTCCAGCTCTACCTCTCCTGGCTGCAGCAGGTGAAGCCCGGCGCGATCCCCAACTTCTACGGCCTGTTCGCCTGGTCGGCCGCGCGGCTCTTCGTCGAGCAGGCGGTCGCGCTCGGCGGCAAGCTCAGCCGCGCCTCGCTCGTGGCGGCGGTCAAGAAGGTCACCGCCTGGACCGGCAACGGCGCGCACACCGCCATGCGGGTCGGCACGGCGCAGACGCCGCCGTGCCAGAAGATCATCCAGTACAAGGGTGGTCGCTGGCAGCAGATATCTCCCGGCGCCTGGCTGTGCGGTGGCGTCGTCAACTCCGGTGTGGGGGGCTGACGCCATGAGAGGACACCAGAACCGCTGGCGCCGTACGGCGGGCGTGGCGGTGGTGCTGCTGGCACTGACCGCGTGCGGGTCGCAGCTCGACCCCCAGACCGTCGCCAAGGTCAACGACCAGGGCGGTACGACGGGCGTCAACGGGGACACCGGCGTCGACGGCGGGTCCGGCGGCACCGGTGGGACCGGTGACCCGGGCACCGACGGTGGCGCGAGCGGCGGGGACGCGGGCACCGGCGGCTCCGGCGGCAGCGGGGGCTCCGGCGGCAGCGGTGGCGGCGGCACGGGCGGGTCGGGCGGCGGCGGCACTGGGGGGTCGCCGACGTCCGGGAACGGCTCGGCCTCGGGCGGCGTCAAGGCCGGCTCGTGCACCGGCTTCAAGAACCAGACCGGCATCACCGACAAGACGATCACCCTGGCCAACGTCGCCGACATCTCCGGCCCGGTGCCGGGCATCTTCGAGTCGGCGCAGCAGGCGACCCGTGCCTACATCGAGTACTTCAACTCCCAGGGGAGCATCTGCGGGCGCAAGCTCGAGTTGATGAACCTCGACAGCCGGGCCGACGCGGGCGCGGACCAGCAGGGCTACGTCAAGGCGTGCGGCGCGGCGTTCGCGACGGTCGGCTCGATGTCGGCGTTCGACTCCGGTGGTGCTGCCACCGCGCAGGGCTGCGGTCTCCCGGACCTGCGCTCGGTGACGGTCAACCCGGAGCGCCAGGCGTGCAAGACCTGCTTCGCGGCGTACTCGATCCGGACCAACCTGATCTCCGACCCGGCCGCGAAGTGGCTCGCTCAGAAGTACCCCAGCGCGGTCAAGAACGCCGCGGTGCTCTACATCAACGCGGGCGCGGCGCCGGTCAACTCCAAGAGCCTCGCGGCCGGCTTCGAGAAGGGCGCCGGCTGGAAGGTCAACTACATCCAGGGCATCGACGTCGCGGAGTTCAACTTCGCGCCCTACGTCCAGCAGATGAAGGACAACGGGATCAAGGCCGTCACCTACCAGGGGCCCTACCAGAACACGGTCAAGCTCCAGCAGGCCATGCAGCAGCAGGGCTTCAAGCCGGACTTCTTCCTGCAGGACCCGACGATCTACGACAAGCGCTACATCGACCAGGCGGGCGGGCTCGCCGACGGCGTCTTCATCTACTCCGCCAACGACCTGTTCGAGAACACCAAGAACGCCGAGATCCAGCTCTACCTCTCCTGGTTGCAGCAGGTGAAGCCGGGCGCGACGCCCAACTACTACGGGCTCTACGCCTGGTCGGCGGCCCGGCTCTTCGTCGAGCGGGCGATCGCGCTCGGCGGCAAGCTCACCCGGGCCTCGCTCGTCGACGCGGTACGCCGTACGTCCTCCTGGACTGGCAACGGCGCGCACACGGCGATGAACCTCGGCACCGCCAGCACCCCGCCGTGCCAGAAGGTCATCCAGTACAAGAGCGGGCGCTGGCAGCAGGTCTCGCCGGGCTCCTACATGTGCGGCAAGGTCGTCAACACCGGGATCGGCGGATAGGCGGTCGTCATGGGATCTCTCTTCGCCTTCGTGCTGCTGGGCCTCTTCACCGGCGCGGCCTACGCGATCATGGCCAGCGGCCTGGTGCTCACCTACACCACGACGCGGGTCTTCAACATCGCCCACGGGGCGTTCGGCATGCTCCTGGCGTTCGTCTTCTGGGACTTCACCCAGCGCCAGGGCGTGCCCACCTGGCTCGCACTCGTCCTCGTCCTCGGCGTCGTGGCGCCCGCGATCGGCTGGTTCATCCAGCGCTTCGTCACCCGCGGGCTGGGGGAGGGGCCGGTCTCGGTGGCGCTCGTCGTCACCGTCGGCCTCCTGGTCGGCCTGATCGGCCTCGCGCAGCAGCTGTGGCCCCCGGAGCCGCGGGTGCTGCTGCCGTTCTACTCCGGCACCGGCTGGAAGATCGGCGACACCTACATCACCGCCCACCAGCTGATCACGCTGGTCTGCGCGATCGGCGTCGCGGTCGGCCTCTACCTGCTGCTCAACCGGACCCGGATCGGCACCGCCATGCGGGCCTCGGTCGACAACCCCGAGCTGCTCAAGCTGTTCGGCGGCAAGCCCGACCGGGTGGCCGCGCTCTCGTGGGCGATCGGCATCTCGCTCGCCGCGCTCGGCGGCATCCTGCTCACGCCGGTCGTGCTGCTCGACTACTACGCGCTGACGCTGCTCGTCATCAACGCCTACGCCGCGGCGATGCTCGGCCGGCTCAAGAGCCTGCCGATGACCTTCGCCGGCGCCATGGCGCTGGGCATCCTCGAGTCGCTCGCGGTCGGCTACCTGCCGACCGACGGCTTCCTCAGCTCGTTCCGCCCGGTGATCCCGGCGCTCTTCCTGTTCGCGATCGTCGTGCTCATGCCCCAGGCGCAGCTGCGGATCGGCCAGGTCAAGGGCATCGTCACCGCCCCGGTGCCGACGATGCGCAAGTCGATCGGCTCGGGCGCGGTGCTGCTCGCGGTGGCGTTCGTGCTCCTCAACGTCGTCGCGCCCAACCAGGTGCTGCTCATCGGTGTCGCGGCGACGTACGCGATGGTGATGCTCTCGCTGGTCCTGCTCACCGGGTACGGCGGCCACGTCTCCCTCGCGCAGTTCACGTTCGCCGGCGTCGGTGCGCTGACCTACGCCAAGCTCGACGAGCCCAACCTGTTCGGCCTCGCGATGGCCGCGCTGGTCGCGGCTGGCGTCGGAGCCCTGGTCGCGCTGCCGGTGCTGCGGCTGACCGGGCTCTACCTCGCGCTGTCGACGATGGCGTTCGCGGTGCTCATGGACAAGGTCGTCTTCAACGCCGACTTCGCCTTCAAGTTCAACGGCACGCTCGCCGCCGAGCGGCTCTCGATCCTCGGCGTGCAGATCGGCAAGGACACCTCCTACGTGTGGTTCATGGTCCTGGCCTTCGTGCTCCTGGCGCTCGGCCTGCTCCTGCTGCGTCGCGGCGCGCTCGGCCGGCTGCTCGTCGCCATGCGCGACAGCCCGTCGGCCTGCGGCACGCTCGGCCTCGACATGCGCTGGTTCCGGGTCGGCCTGTTCGCGCTGTCGGCCGGCATCGCCGGTCTCGCGGGCGGTCTGTTCGCCGGACTGCGCGGCACGGTCGGCGCGGCGGACTTCCTCTACTTCCAGTCGCTGCTCGTGCTGCTGCTCGCGGTGGTCTTCGGCGCCACCTCGGTCACCGGCGCCCTGCTCGGCGGTACGGCGCTCATGCTGCTGCCCGAGCTCCAGGCCTCGCAGCCGCAGGCGGCCGGCCTGCTGTTCGTGGTCATCGGCTTCGGCGCGGTGCTGCTCGGCCGCGACCCCAACGGCATCGCGAACCACGTCTTCAAGGTGGGCCGCTGGACCCGGGACCGGGTGGCACCCGGCCTCGACGAACGGCTCCAAGCGCTGCTGCCCCGCGGCGGCAGGGCCGGTGCCGGCGGCGAGGACGGCTCGGTCGACGTACCGCTGGTGGACGTGTCGGGTGTCGAGCCCGACCCGCGCGTGATCGAGAAGGTGGTCTGAGCCATGGCGCTGCTCGAGGTCGACGACGTCGTCGTCCGGTTCGGCGGGGTGACCGCCGTCAACCGGGCCACCTTCACCGCGGACCGCGGCCTGATCACCGGCCTGATCGGCCCCAACGGCGCGGGCAAGACGACCTGCTTCAACGTCATCACCGGACTCCAGCGCCCCACCAAGGGCAAGATCCGCTACCGCGAGCGCGATGTCACCGGCTGGCCCGTGCACAAGCGGGCCCGGCACGGGATCGGCCGCACCTTCCAGCGGCTCGAGGCGTTCGGCTCGCTCAGCGTGCGCGACAACGTCCGTGTCGCGCACGAGATCCACGGCGGCCCGCTGGCCTGGTTCGGGCGCGCGGGCACCAACGTCGAGGCGCTGCTCGACCGGGTCGGCATCCGCGACTACGCCGACGAGCGCGCCGACTCGATCCCGACCGGCACCGCCCGGCTGCTCGAGCTCGCCCGCTGCCTGGCGAGCGACCCGAAGCTCCTGCTCCTCGACGAGCCCTCGTCGGGCCTGGACGAGACCGAGACCGACGCCTTCGGCGAGCTGCTCGTCGAGCTGGCCGCCGAGGGCTGCGCGGTGCTCATGGTCGAGCACGACATGGACCTGGTGATGAACGTGTGCCACGAGATCCACGTCCTCGACTTCGGCGAGATCATCGCCTCCGGAGCCCCGGCCGCGATCCGGTCCGACCCCCAGGTGCAGCGCGCCTACCTGGGCTACTCCGAGCAGGACTCCGAGACCAGCGTGATCGAGGCGGTGACGTCATGAGCGTGCCCATCCTGGAGGTCCTCGACCTGCACGCGGCGTACGGCCGGATCGAGGTGCTGCGCGGCGTCGACCTCGCAGTGCCCCGCGGTGCGGTGATGGCGCTGCTCGGCCCCAACGGCGCCGGCAAGTCCACCCTGGTCAAGGTGATCAGCGGCCAGAAGGAGGCGACGTCCGGCGACATCCACCTGGCCGGCGTCCACGTCCGCAAGGCACGCTCCGACGAGCTCGCCCGGGTCGGCCTCTGCACGATCCCCGAGGGCCGCTCGGTGTTCCCCAACCTCACGGTCGAGGAGAACCTCACCCTGATGTCCTACGCCGGTGTCCCCGCAGGAGCGATCCTCGAGACCGCCTACAGCTACTTCCCGCGGCTCCACGAGCGGCGCCACCAGCTCGCCGGCACCATGTCCGGCGGCGAGCAGCAGATGCTCGCCATGTCGCGGGCCCTCGCCTCCGACCCGGCGCTGCTGCTGCTCGACGAGCTGTCGATGGGCCTCGCGCCGCTGATCGTCGACGAGCTCTACGAGACCGTCGCCCGGATCGCCGAGTCCGGGGTGTCCATCCTCTGCATCGAGCAGTTCGCCCGCACCGCGCTGCGGGTCTCGGACTACGCCGCCGTGATGAGCGGCGGTCGCATCGTGGCCACCGGAGAGCCGGGGGAGATCCTCGACACGATGGCCGACGTCATCCTGGGGGGAGCAGCATGAGCAGCAGGTTCCGACAAGGGCGTAGCTGGACGCTCGCCGCCGTCGCGAGCGGTGTCTCGCGCCGGCCTGGCAAGGCGGCGGAGCGACGGCATGCTGGATCGCACGACGAGCGACGCCAACGCTGCCAGGGCGGATGCGAGGCGCCGCGCAGCAGGCGGGGAGCGTCCAGGTACGCCCTCCTCGTCGCCGGGGGCATCGTCGCCTCGATGGTGCCGATGGCCGCCGGCCCCGGTGTCGCACCGGCCGCGGCCACCACCGCCGCCGCGCCGGCGTACGGCGGCTTCTCGACGACCGCGTGGTCCGCCCCGATCCGGGTGGAGGTCTACGAGCCCAGCCTGCCGATCCCGGCGAGCCCGCAGGTCGAGTTCGAGATGGGCTACAGCAAGGTCAAGGCGGACTCCGGCCAGTCGACCGGACGGGCCAGCCTGTTCTGGCCCGGCGACCCGGTGGGCGAGGGTCTCAAGACCTTCGCCGAGCAGCTCGGGCTGCCGTCGACGCCGCTCACCGAGAACGGCTACCCGGTCCAGGTCAACTCGCAGTTCCCGGGTGACACCCCGACCCAGAGCGACGAGAAGATCCCCGGCACGATCATGCGGACCACCTCGGGCGACAAGACCGCCACGGCCGAGACGGGCTTCTCGCCCGACGGCGCGGTGCTCGGTCCCGACGCCGACGGCGACGGCAAGGCGCCCGCCGGCGGCAACCCGCTGACCAACCTGCTCGACCAGCTCAGCGGAGCGCTCACCGGCGGCCTCGCGGGCACCAAGAAGACCGCCGCGCCGGGGCTCCCGCCCCAGCTCGCCGCGATCGTCGACGTCGACGGCTACGTGTCCAGCAGCAAGATGTCCGCGACCGAGAGCCCGGTCACCGGCGCCTCCCGCTCGACGCTCGGCGAGATCCGGCTGCTGGGCGGGCTGATCACGCTCGGCGGCGTCGAGTCGGTCGCCAAGGTGAGCTCGGACGGCACCAAGGGCAAGGCCACCGGCAAGGCGACCTGGGGCAAGATGGCGATCGCGGGCCAGGAGTTCTCCATCGGCCCCGACGGCGTCACCGCCATGGGCAAGACCACCCCGATCCCCGGCCTCAACAAGCTGCCGGTCGCGGCGCTGGAGAAGCTCGGCGTGAAGTTCGAGATCCCCGAGCCGGTCCGCAAGGTCGAGGGCGACGCCGCGACGAGCCTGTCCGAGGGCCTCAAGATCACCATCGACACCAAGATCCTCTCGCCGGTGCTCAAGGCGATCCCGGCCAACATCCTGGCCCAGCTCATCCCGGCCCAGGCCGGTCCCCTCAAGGGCGTCGTGTCGGGCCTGTCCGGGCTCGCGCCCAAGGTCGTCATCACCCTCGGCGTGGCCTCGGCCACCGTCGACACGGTGCCGCCGATCGCGAGCGTGCCGACGCCCGGCACCGGCACCCCGCCCGCCACCGGTACGCCGCCCGCGGCCTCCGGCGGCAAGCCCGCCGCCGGCTCGGTCGGCGTCCCGCCCGCCGCGGGCCCGGCCCCCGTCGGCGGCGCCCCCACCGGCGGCGCGCCGGTCGGCGACCTGCCCGCCGCGGCCCCGGCCAGCGCCGGACTGCCCGCGCTGTTCTCGATCCCCGGGATGCTCCTGGTCGGCGCGTTCGTCCTCGCCGCCTTCGCCGGCAGCTGGTTCCGCCGGCTCGGCGTCCTCGCCCTCGGCGGCGGTGCCGCCTGCGCCCACGGCCTCGACAGCGGCCTCCCCGACCTCCGAAAGGCATGACCATGACCGCAAGCAGCCTCCCGCGCGTCGGCGAAGCGTCCTCCCGTTCCGGCGTCGCGCCGCTCAAGGACAACTACTACGCCCTGCTCCAGGTGGTGCTCTTCTGGGCGGGCGCGATCATGCTGCCGCTCGGCATCGTGGTCATCATCCTCGGCTGGTACGGCGCCGCGAACACGCCCTACCAGTGGGACCAGCTGTCCTACGTCGTCTCCGGCGGCATGCTCGGCCTCGGTCTGACGTTCGTCGGCGGCTTCCTCTACTTCGGCGCCTGGCTGGCCCGGATCGCCGCCGACGGCCGGGAGTCGTCCAAGCGCCTGGCCGACACGCTGCTCGTGCTCGCCGAGGTCACCGCCACCAACGCGCGCACCGACGAGCAGGGCCTCGACGTGGGTGCGATCCCCGTCGTCGCCGGCGGCGGTACGACGATGCACCGGCGCGACTGCGCCCTCATCGCGCACCGCGACGACCTCACCCCCGTGGGCGAGGACAACGCCCACCTCACGACGTGCCGCGTC encodes the following:
- a CDS encoding ABC transporter substrate-binding protein; translated protein: MSLRTRRYLGVTVLVLALSACGSQLDPSTVAKVDGSGGSGGGSGAVGAPVSGDGGGTAGDPAAGGSGGGTSGDAPGTPGGGSGGSGGSGGGTAGSPSSGKGGASGGVKAGSCDGFKNQKGITDKTITLANVADLSGPVPGIFEASQQAARAYVEYFNSQGTICGRKLELLNLDSRADAGADQQAYTKACDQAFAAIGSMGAFDSGGAGVAQSCGLPDIRAASTTPERAACGTCFGVYSIRPNLIADSGPKWLAKQYPSAVKSVGVLYINGGAAPVNAKSQAAAWGKMGWSIKYTQGIDVAEFNFAPYVQQLKDKGIKMVVYTGPYQNTVKLQQAMQQQGYKPDVFLQDPTIYDQRYIQQAGPLAEGTIVYSTTDLFENKNNAEVQLYLSWLQQVKPGAIPNFYGLFAWSAARLFVEQAVALGGKLSRASLVAAVKKVTAWTGNGAHTAMRVGTAQTPPCQKIIQYKGGRWQQISPGAWLCGGVVNSGVGG
- a CDS encoding choice-of-anchor P family protein, translating into MVPMAAGPGVAPAAATTAAAPAYGGFSTTAWSAPIRVEVYEPSLPIPASPQVEFEMGYSKVKADSGQSTGRASLFWPGDPVGEGLKTFAEQLGLPSTPLTENGYPVQVNSQFPGDTPTQSDEKIPGTIMRTTSGDKTATAETGFSPDGAVLGPDADGDGKAPAGGNPLTNLLDQLSGALTGGLAGTKKTAAPGLPPQLAAIVDVDGYVSSSKMSATESPVTGASRSTLGEIRLLGGLITLGGVESVAKVSSDGTKGKATGKATWGKMAIAGQEFSIGPDGVTAMGKTTPIPGLNKLPVAALEKLGVKFEIPEPVRKVEGDAATSLSEGLKITIDTKILSPVLKAIPANILAQLIPAQAGPLKGVVSGLSGLAPKVVITLGVASATVDTVPPIASVPTPGTGTPPATGTPPAASGGKPAAGSVGVPPAAGPAPVGGAPTGGAPVGDLPAAAPASAGLPALFSIPGMLLVGAFVLAAFAGSWFRRLGVLALGGGAACAHGLDSGLPDLRKA
- a CDS encoding ABC transporter substrate-binding protein, with amino-acid sequence MRGHQNRWRRTAGVAVVLLALTACGSQLDPQTVAKVNDQGGTTGVNGDTGVDGGSGGTGGTGDPGTDGGASGGDAGTGGSGGSGGSGGSGGGGTGGSGGGGTGGSPTSGNGSASGGVKAGSCTGFKNQTGITDKTITLANVADISGPVPGIFESAQQATRAYIEYFNSQGSICGRKLELMNLDSRADAGADQQGYVKACGAAFATVGSMSAFDSGGAATAQGCGLPDLRSVTVNPERQACKTCFAAYSIRTNLISDPAAKWLAQKYPSAVKNAAVLYINAGAAPVNSKSLAAGFEKGAGWKVNYIQGIDVAEFNFAPYVQQMKDNGIKAVTYQGPYQNTVKLQQAMQQQGFKPDFFLQDPTIYDKRYIDQAGGLADGVFIYSANDLFENTKNAEIQLYLSWLQQVKPGATPNYYGLYAWSAARLFVERAIALGGKLTRASLVDAVRRTSSWTGNGAHTAMNLGTASTPPCQKVIQYKSGRWQQVSPGSYMCGKVVNTGIGG
- a CDS encoding ABC transporter ATP-binding protein encodes the protein MSVPILEVLDLHAAYGRIEVLRGVDLAVPRGAVMALLGPNGAGKSTLVKVISGQKEATSGDIHLAGVHVRKARSDELARVGLCTIPEGRSVFPNLTVEENLTLMSYAGVPAGAILETAYSYFPRLHERRHQLAGTMSGGEQQMLAMSRALASDPALLLLDELSMGLAPLIVDELYETVARIAESGVSILCIEQFARTALRVSDYAAVMSGGRIVATGEPGEILDTMADVILGGAA
- a CDS encoding ABC transporter ATP-binding protein is translated as MALLEVDDVVVRFGGVTAVNRATFTADRGLITGLIGPNGAGKTTCFNVITGLQRPTKGKIRYRERDVTGWPVHKRARHGIGRTFQRLEAFGSLSVRDNVRVAHEIHGGPLAWFGRAGTNVEALLDRVGIRDYADERADSIPTGTARLLELARCLASDPKLLLLDEPSSGLDETETDAFGELLVELAAEGCAVLMVEHDMDLVMNVCHEIHVLDFGEIIASGAPAAIRSDPQVQRAYLGYSEQDSETSVIEAVTS
- a CDS encoding branched-chain amino acid ABC transporter permease; this encodes MGSLFAFVLLGLFTGAAYAIMASGLVLTYTTTRVFNIAHGAFGMLLAFVFWDFTQRQGVPTWLALVLVLGVVAPAIGWFIQRFVTRGLGEGPVSVALVVTVGLLVGLIGLAQQLWPPEPRVLLPFYSGTGWKIGDTYITAHQLITLVCAIGVAVGLYLLLNRTRIGTAMRASVDNPELLKLFGGKPDRVAALSWAIGISLAALGGILLTPVVLLDYYALTLLVINAYAAAMLGRLKSLPMTFAGAMALGILESLAVGYLPTDGFLSSFRPVIPALFLFAIVVLMPQAQLRIGQVKGIVTAPVPTMRKSIGSGAVLLAVAFVLLNVVAPNQVLLIGVAATYAMVMLSLVLLTGYGGHVSLAQFTFAGVGALTYAKLDEPNLFGLAMAALVAAGVGALVALPVLRLTGLYLALSTMAFAVLMDKVVFNADFAFKFNGTLAAERLSILGVQIGKDTSYVWFMVLAFVLLALGLLLLRRGALGRLLVAMRDSPSACGTLGLDMRWFRVGLFALSAGIAGLAGGLFAGLRGTVGAADFLYFQSLLVLLLAVVFGATSVTGALLGGTALMLLPELQASQPQAAGLLFVVIGFGAVLLGRDPNGIANHVFKVGRWTRDRVAPGLDERLQALLPRGGRAGAGGEDGSVDVPLVDVSGVEPDPRVIEKVV
- a CDS encoding DUF6174 domain-containing protein, translating into MSSRLRLLAVLPPLLLALAACSNENDGRAADPASEAPTSAPTSTGPSESPSSTGRYPTFAPADYVYRLRVLCYCPQVGTVEVTVADGAVTEAVIAGGPRKGQSAPEFTRLTINDVIAMANDPDAAKVQVDWPDGQDHPTSVQLDRIANAVDDEVTYAIKDVRVSP